One Lucilia cuprina isolate Lc7/37 chromosome 4, ASM2204524v1, whole genome shotgun sequence DNA segment encodes these proteins:
- the LOC111690878 gene encoding ribosomal RNA-processing protein 7 homolog A — MVEIDGYKVVSLRLSPDVEHCHSIYMKEHFIRLMDPNKPKGRTLFLLNIPPYVTEKSLEEFFNRTSSVVSVTFAEKPGKNETDKWLKNITEFSNKETPFKFKVAYVVFKTTNSVRRALQITSIDLYDATGESIIDSGMQLWHSQYQHKLLDVAKTQKYIDEYMADYDEREREAAVAAKNSVADADGWVTVGKQGRNSGFEQKDTVIGKLEEKIERGRKKKELANFYTFQIRESKMKNIIELRKKFDDDKKKIESLKQTRRFRPF, encoded by the exons aTGGTTGAAATCGATGGTTATAAAG TTGTTTCCCTGCGTTTATCACCCGATGTAGAGCACTGCCATAGCATCTATATGAAAGAACATTTCATACGACTAATGGATCCTAATAAACCTAAAGGGCGaacgttgtttttgttaaatatacctCCCTATGTAACTGAAAAAAGTCTAGAGGAATTTTTCAACCGGACGAGCTCAGTGGTTTCTGTCACATTTGCTGAAAAACCAGGCAAAAATGAAACAGacaaatggcttaaaaatattacCGAATTCAGCAATAAAGAAACAccctttaaatttaaagtagcTTACGTAGTGTTTAAGACAACCAATAGCGTGAGGAGAGCTTTGCAAATTACCAGCATTGATTTATATGATGCCACCGGAGAATCAATAATTGACAGTGGCATGCAGTTGTGGCATTCGCAATACCAACATAAGCTGTTGGATGTTGCCAAGACTCAAAAGTACATAGATGAATATATGGCAGACTACGACGAAAGGGAAAGAGAAGCTGCTGTAGCTGCTAAAAACAGTGTAGCCGACGCCGACGGATGGGTAACTGTTGGAAAACAAGGTAGAAATTCAGGATTTGAACAGAAGGATACAGTCATTGGCAAGTTGGAAGAAAAAATTGAGCGcggaagaaaaaaaaaggaattagcTAATTTTTACACGTTCCAAATTAGAGAAtccaaaatgaaaaacataattgaattgagaaaaaaattcgatgatgataaaaagaaaattgagtCGTTAAAACAGACTCGAAGATTTAgaccattttaa
- the LOC111690873 gene encoding zinc finger C2HC domain-containing protein 1C isoform X2 — protein MASQGVTANSRLAEMQMKFQKKQMLEREQKKLALTGGDISQASKTTIGNGKVRQMFDDRRRGVGIDRSHPLRPIATSPTSTSLTTRNVTQQPASNKRPVGGANVSRRVITNSTLMQSTTSSTYSDKNVSNGNNNIFNNNLDELDNIDNETFPKEFSSLSLNNTHTMGSRVTDDRDLDNNSNEENDILGGTVVISKRTSPTSNGIKLNPVITKKSPISTATKTTSRTPSTSSRAFTLSKTTTNSLKSPVVKSPTMPSSTAKNVKTNVNKTNSTKPATFVLSVKPPPRISTPPPGMAACQYCQRNFNEDRLDKHENVCKKMTTKKRKIFDASKHRVKGTEAEKYIKKGKVSSTSGSKTVTAAIKKTQEPTNCGEKKSSWRKKHEEFIAAIREAKKVQAYLAKGGKLSDLPPPPPSENPDYIQCPHCSRRFNQAAAERHIPKCANMQHNKPKPVKKRV, from the exons ATGGCGTCACAAGGTGTAACAGCCAACTCACGACTGGCTGAAATGCAG ATGAAATTCCAAAAGAAACAAATGTTGGAACGCGAGCAAAAAAAACTGGCATTGACGGGAGGAGATATTTCTCAAGCATCGAAAACAACCATTGGTAACGGGAAG gttCGTCAAATGTTTGATGACCGTAGGCGTGGTGTTGGAATAGATCGCAGTCATCCTCTGCGACCAATTGCGACATCCCCTACTTCAACATCTTTAACAACTAGAAATGTAACACAACAGCCAGCCAGCAATAAACGTCCAGTGGGTGGAGCAAATGTCTCTAGACGCGTAATTACGAATAGCACATTAATGCAAAGTACTACATCTTCTACATACAGCGATAAAAATGTATCCAATGGcaataacaatatatttaataacaatctCGATGAACTTGATAATATTGACAACGAAACATTTCCTAAGGAGTTTTCATCGCTGAGTTTAAATAACACGCATACAATGGGCTCACGTGTCACAGATGACCGAGATTTGGATAATAATAGTAATGAAGAAAACGATATTTTGGGCGGTACTGTTGTAATTAGCAAGAGAACAAGTCCGACATCAAATGGTATTAAATTAAATCCTGtgattacaaaaaaatcacCAATTTCAACGGCTACAAAAACGACAAGCAGAACACCGAGTACTAGCAGTAGAGCATTTACACTTTCTAAGACTACCACCAACTCTTTGAAGTCGCCAGTGGTGAAATCACCAACAATGCCATCATCAACAGCTAAAAATGTCAag acaaatgtaaacaaaacgaACAGCACTAAACCAGCAACATTCGTATTG TCGGTTAAGCCGCCACCCAGAATAAGCACTCCTCCACCAGGCATGGCGGCCTGTCAGTATTGTCAACGTAACTTCAATGAGGATCGTTTGGATAAACATGAGAATGTTTGTAAAAAGATGACGActaaaaaacgtaaaatatttGATGCTTCCAAACATAGGGTCAAGGGTACCGAAGctgagaaatatataaaaaaaggtaAAGTTTCAAGCACAAGCGGCTCAAAAACCGTAACGGCCGCAATTAAAAAGACTCAAGAACCAACCAACTGTGGAGAAAAGAAAAGCAGTTGGAGAAAAAAACATGAAGAGTTTATAGCAGCCATAAGAGAAGCTAAGAAGGTTCAAGCTTACCTAGCCAAAGGCGGAAAATTAAGTGATTTACCACCTCCTCCGCCGTCTGAAAATCCCGATTACATACAATGTCCCCACTGTAGTAGACGTTTTAATCAAGCGGCTGCTGAACGTCACATCCCAAAGTGCGCCAATATGCAGCATAATAAGCCGAAACCCGTAAAAAAGCGTGTTTAA
- the LOC111690877 gene encoding uncharacterized protein C7orf26 homolog, with translation MSQADIKHSLRKLEFPACVKEALPRIESIIIGRGKQNFIMQLISEFVFLERSKDIDVRRGQSPQSYGNMHMNKIQEFQLILVLIEFFSQPGPDSTRNAVFLSLFGTNLTPQRSKILCKLISTAVSGSVAPLLSSAGTWMQQVGCTTPPSLEVAQSLVSDFIIFSRKTSEQLKQLPLVAPHFAANLMTAVADLYLNDQRGGLTAPPDALLDVFCEWVTENPSLCLASQQPLALPIGAIAMPVVTPIAGLIRWSVLSPLVSNRNTYSNLHLSLLQTLLEIVNNGPPTALSAQHLAMIAVPLKNHAARLTADEIDPSKNLDFQKCLERYAQAVQVGLSGNCVYGNVPQLLSALESLPPHSLMKIVISANKSL, from the exons atGAGCCAAGCTGATATAAAACATTCGTTAAGAAAATTGGAATTTCCAGCCTGTGTTAAGGAGGCTTTACCACGTATCG AAAGTATTATTATTGGCCGTGGAAAGCAAAACTTTATTATGCAGTTAATATCAGAATTTGTGTTTTTGGAACGTAGCAAGGATATTGACGTACGGAGAGGACAGTCGCCACAATCATATGGAAACAtgcatatgaataaaatacaagagTTTCAATTGATACTTGTactaatagaatttttttcacaacCCGGTCCAGACTCTACCAGAAACGCGGTTTTCCTTTCACTATTTGGCACCAATTTAACCCCTCAACGCTCCAAAATATTGTGTAAACTTATAAGTACAGCTGTATCTGGATCTGTAGCGCCACTGTTATCATCTGCAGGTACATGGATGCAACAGGTTGGTTGCACAACACCACCCTCTTTAGAAGTTGCTCAAAGTTTAGTTAgtgattttataatattttctcgTAAAACATCGGAGCAATTAAAACAATTACCTTTGGTGGCGCCACACTTTGCAGCCAACTTAATGACAGCAGTAGCCGATTTGTATTTAAATGATCAAAGAGGTGGGTTGACCGCACCTCCTGATGCACTTTTAGATGTTTTTTGCGAATGGGTTACCGAAAATCCTTCCTTATGTTTAGCATCGCAGCAACCTTTAGCGTTGCCCATAGGAGCCATTGCAATGCCGGTAGTTACACCTATCGCTGGTCTAATTAGGTGGTCGGTTTTGTCGCCGCTTGTGTCAAATCGTAATACCTACAGTAATTTGCATTTATCCTTGCTGCAAACACTTTTAGAAATAGTTAATAATGGACCACCGACTGCACTTAGTGCTCAACATTTGGCTATGATCGCAGTACCTTTAAAAAATCATGCTGCTCGTTTAACGGCAGACGAAATAGATCCatcaaaaaatttagattttcaaaaatgtttggaACGTTACGCACAAGCCGTTCAAGTAGGACTAAGTGGAAATTGTGTATATGGTAATGTGCCTCAATTATTAAGCGCTCTCGAATCTTTACCTCCTCAtagtttaatgaaaattgtaatttcagcgaataaaagcttataa
- the LOC111690873 gene encoding zinc finger C2HC domain-containing protein 1C isoform X3: protein MVSCYRRTMKFQKKQMLEREQKKLALTGGDISQASKTTIGNGKVRQMFDDRRRGVGIDRSHPLRPIATSPTSTSLTTRNVTQQPASNKRPVGGANVSRRVITNSTLMQSTTSSTYSDKNVSNGNNNIFNNNLDELDNIDNETFPKEFSSLSLNNTHTMGSRVTDDRDLDNNSNEENDILGGTVVISKRTSPTSNGIKLNPVITKKSPISTATKTTSRTPSTSSRAFTLSKTTTNSLKSPVVKSPTMPSSTAKNVKTNVNKTNSTKPATFVLSVKPPPRISTPPPGMAACQYCQRNFNEDRLDKHENVCKKMTTKKRKIFDASKHRVKGTEAEKYIKKGKVSSTSGSKTVTAAIKKTQEPTNCGEKKSSWRKKHEEFIAAIREAKKVQAYLAKGGKLSDLPPPPPSENPDYIQCPHCSRRFNQAAAERHIPKCANMQHNKPKPVKKRV, encoded by the exons ATGAAATTCCAAAAGAAACAAATGTTGGAACGCGAGCAAAAAAAACTGGCATTGACGGGAGGAGATATTTCTCAAGCATCGAAAACAACCATTGGTAACGGGAAG gttCGTCAAATGTTTGATGACCGTAGGCGTGGTGTTGGAATAGATCGCAGTCATCCTCTGCGACCAATTGCGACATCCCCTACTTCAACATCTTTAACAACTAGAAATGTAACACAACAGCCAGCCAGCAATAAACGTCCAGTGGGTGGAGCAAATGTCTCTAGACGCGTAATTACGAATAGCACATTAATGCAAAGTACTACATCTTCTACATACAGCGATAAAAATGTATCCAATGGcaataacaatatatttaataacaatctCGATGAACTTGATAATATTGACAACGAAACATTTCCTAAGGAGTTTTCATCGCTGAGTTTAAATAACACGCATACAATGGGCTCACGTGTCACAGATGACCGAGATTTGGATAATAATAGTAATGAAGAAAACGATATTTTGGGCGGTACTGTTGTAATTAGCAAGAGAACAAGTCCGACATCAAATGGTATTAAATTAAATCCTGtgattacaaaaaaatcacCAATTTCAACGGCTACAAAAACGACAAGCAGAACACCGAGTACTAGCAGTAGAGCATTTACACTTTCTAAGACTACCACCAACTCTTTGAAGTCGCCAGTGGTGAAATCACCAACAATGCCATCATCAACAGCTAAAAATGTCAag acaaatgtaaacaaaacgaACAGCACTAAACCAGCAACATTCGTATTG TCGGTTAAGCCGCCACCCAGAATAAGCACTCCTCCACCAGGCATGGCGGCCTGTCAGTATTGTCAACGTAACTTCAATGAGGATCGTTTGGATAAACATGAGAATGTTTGTAAAAAGATGACGActaaaaaacgtaaaatatttGATGCTTCCAAACATAGGGTCAAGGGTACCGAAGctgagaaatatataaaaaaaggtaAAGTTTCAAGCACAAGCGGCTCAAAAACCGTAACGGCCGCAATTAAAAAGACTCAAGAACCAACCAACTGTGGAGAAAAGAAAAGCAGTTGGAGAAAAAAACATGAAGAGTTTATAGCAGCCATAAGAGAAGCTAAGAAGGTTCAAGCTTACCTAGCCAAAGGCGGAAAATTAAGTGATTTACCACCTCCTCCGCCGTCTGAAAATCCCGATTACATACAATGTCCCCACTGTAGTAGACGTTTTAATCAAGCGGCTGCTGAACGTCACATCCCAAAGTGCGCCAATATGCAGCATAATAAGCCGAAACCCGTAAAAAAGCGTGTTTAA
- the LOC111690873 gene encoding zinc finger C2HC domain-containing protein 1C isoform X1, protein MYMYENFNDNQIQQKQRQNYTYSAISPQQLNESWAGRRLVEALSQLPPSNFSSSLDMKFQKKQMLEREQKKLALTGGDISQASKTTIGNGKVRQMFDDRRRGVGIDRSHPLRPIATSPTSTSLTTRNVTQQPASNKRPVGGANVSRRVITNSTLMQSTTSSTYSDKNVSNGNNNIFNNNLDELDNIDNETFPKEFSSLSLNNTHTMGSRVTDDRDLDNNSNEENDILGGTVVISKRTSPTSNGIKLNPVITKKSPISTATKTTSRTPSTSSRAFTLSKTTTNSLKSPVVKSPTMPSSTAKNVKTNVNKTNSTKPATFVLSVKPPPRISTPPPGMAACQYCQRNFNEDRLDKHENVCKKMTTKKRKIFDASKHRVKGTEAEKYIKKGKVSSTSGSKTVTAAIKKTQEPTNCGEKKSSWRKKHEEFIAAIREAKKVQAYLAKGGKLSDLPPPPPSENPDYIQCPHCSRRFNQAAAERHIPKCANMQHNKPKPVKKRV, encoded by the exons atgtatatgtacgaaaattttaatgataatcaaatacaacaaaaacaaaggcAAAATTATACATATTCGGCCATTTCACCACAACAGCTGAATGAATCGTGGGCTGGTAGACGACTTGTAGAGGCATTAAGTCAATTACCACCAAGTAATTTTAGCTCATCTCTGGat ATGAAATTCCAAAAGAAACAAATGTTGGAACGCGAGCAAAAAAAACTGGCATTGACGGGAGGAGATATTTCTCAAGCATCGAAAACAACCATTGGTAACGGGAAG gttCGTCAAATGTTTGATGACCGTAGGCGTGGTGTTGGAATAGATCGCAGTCATCCTCTGCGACCAATTGCGACATCCCCTACTTCAACATCTTTAACAACTAGAAATGTAACACAACAGCCAGCCAGCAATAAACGTCCAGTGGGTGGAGCAAATGTCTCTAGACGCGTAATTACGAATAGCACATTAATGCAAAGTACTACATCTTCTACATACAGCGATAAAAATGTATCCAATGGcaataacaatatatttaataacaatctCGATGAACTTGATAATATTGACAACGAAACATTTCCTAAGGAGTTTTCATCGCTGAGTTTAAATAACACGCATACAATGGGCTCACGTGTCACAGATGACCGAGATTTGGATAATAATAGTAATGAAGAAAACGATATTTTGGGCGGTACTGTTGTAATTAGCAAGAGAACAAGTCCGACATCAAATGGTATTAAATTAAATCCTGtgattacaaaaaaatcacCAATTTCAACGGCTACAAAAACGACAAGCAGAACACCGAGTACTAGCAGTAGAGCATTTACACTTTCTAAGACTACCACCAACTCTTTGAAGTCGCCAGTGGTGAAATCACCAACAATGCCATCATCAACAGCTAAAAATGTCAag acaaatgtaaacaaaacgaACAGCACTAAACCAGCAACATTCGTATTG TCGGTTAAGCCGCCACCCAGAATAAGCACTCCTCCACCAGGCATGGCGGCCTGTCAGTATTGTCAACGTAACTTCAATGAGGATCGTTTGGATAAACATGAGAATGTTTGTAAAAAGATGACGActaaaaaacgtaaaatatttGATGCTTCCAAACATAGGGTCAAGGGTACCGAAGctgagaaatatataaaaaaaggtaAAGTTTCAAGCACAAGCGGCTCAAAAACCGTAACGGCCGCAATTAAAAAGACTCAAGAACCAACCAACTGTGGAGAAAAGAAAAGCAGTTGGAGAAAAAAACATGAAGAGTTTATAGCAGCCATAAGAGAAGCTAAGAAGGTTCAAGCTTACCTAGCCAAAGGCGGAAAATTAAGTGATTTACCACCTCCTCCGCCGTCTGAAAATCCCGATTACATACAATGTCCCCACTGTAGTAGACGTTTTAATCAAGCGGCTGCTGAACGTCACATCCCAAAGTGCGCCAATATGCAGCATAATAAGCCGAAACCCGTAAAAAAGCGTGTTTAA
- the LOC111690885 gene encoding dipeptidase 3, producing MNTVPNHGFIEVHSLHPHHQHQHQPHCKQQCFVFTEIADIVELPPEITKIGSEKMQNGGISQYTKDPCASSGGMDSPTESEIKKSRSKRILIVLGVMLACIAMAGGIPLALQLRQSSLLEARLAFIRRLLSEAPLIEGSWTPTREQNYSSSMNEMRQKYVGAVLWPIAVPCGAQYLDAVQLALEGIDEARRITAVTDSMHIVESADEMEQTHIRGEVAVLMGLGGGHALGTSLAVLRSMYLLGARFVSITSLECTTPWAASTKNLDYLVEGNATNSINDFGKTMLFEMNRIGMLIEISHLSDTAMVAALRTAKAPVLLINSAPSSYCNSTNVAAIPDRVLSLLPDNGGVIMLNLERCGERLISVREAINAINYVRKVAGVDHIGLSGAPKGYAFLLAELARDRVWGNAAIKKLIGGNVVRILREVETLKNRLPLYEEWIPHELIESNSYCRYPES from the exons ATGAATACGGTGCCAAATCATGGATTTATTGAGGTACATTCTCTGCATCCTCATCACCAACATCAACATCAGCCGCACTGCAAGCAACAGTGTTTTGTTTTCACTGAAATTGCAGACATTGTCGAGTTGCCACCGGAAATAACCAAAATTGGAAGTGAAAAGATGCAAAATGGTGGAATATCTCAGTATACCAAGGATCCTTGTGCAAGTTCGGGAGGCATGGATTCACCAACAGAATCTGAAATTAAAAAGTCAAGAAGCAAACGAATTCTCATTGTGTTGGGTGTAATGTTAGCATGTATTGCCATGGCCGGGGGAATTCCGCTAGCCTTACAACTCAGGCAATCTTCGCTGCTGGAAGCAAGATTGGCTTTCATCAGACGTCTACTGAGTGAAGCTCCTCTAATTGAGGGCTCTTGGACACCAACTCGGGAACAGAATTACAGCAGTAGCATGAATGAAATGCGTCAGAAATATGTGGGCGCAGTGTTGTGGCCTATTGCGGTGCCATGTGGCGCTCAGTACTTGGATGCTGTGCAACTGGCTTTGGAAGGGATTGATGAGGCTAGAAGAATAACAGCTGTTACGGATTCAATGCATATCGTTGAATCTGCCGATGAAATGGAACAAACCCACATTCGTGGTGAAGTAGCTGTGTTAATGGGACTTGGTGGAGGTCATGCCTTGGGCACAAGTTTAGCAGTTCTACGCTCTATGTATTTACTAGGTGCACGTTTCGTTTCAATTACTAGTTTGGAATGCACCACTCCTTGGGCGGCGTCCACTAAAAATTTGGACTATTTAGTTGAAGGAAATGCGACCAATTCCATTAATGATTTCGGAAAG aCAATGTTATTTGAAATGAATCGCATTGGAATGCTAATAGAAATCTCTCATCTTTCTGATACTGCAATGGTAGCTGCACTACGAACAGCCAAAGCTCCTGTATTGCTAATAAACTCAGCACCTTCGTCATATTGCAATAGTACAAATGTAGCTGCCATTCCTGATCGTGTTCTTAG TTTACTTCCCGATAATGGCGGTGTTATCATGCTTAATCTTGAACGTTGTGGAGAACGCCTAATAAGCGTTCGCGAAGCTATTAATGCCATTAATTACGTTCGAAAGGTAGCCGGTGTTGATCATATTGGTTTGAGTGGTGCTCCAAAGGGATACGCTTTCCTTTTGGCTGAGTTAGCTCGAGATCGCGTTTGGGGAAATGCTGCCATTAAAAAACTAATTGGTGGTAATGTTGTGCGTATATTACGAGAAGTTGAAACTCTAAAGAATCGTTTGCCTCTGTATGAGGAGTGGATACCACATGAACTGATTGAGAGCAATTCATATTGCCGATATCCAGAATCTTAA
- the LOC111690872 gene encoding THO complex subunit 1 — MSKVLEKTTDFSGLHAAFTEALKKAFEEADVKILRKSYDSFSYNSDHDKKPPMDQAFRELLIFKMSNDVQLIGKLVKLSVAAVRAEIVSVTIPVVLLGDIFETVTLDKCEKIFNYVEEMVEVWKEEIFFSSCKNNILRMCNDLLRRLSRAQNTVFCGRILLFLSKFFPFSERSGLNIVSEFNLENVTDYGVDGKDLDDTLEDIEDIPIKIDYNLYCKFWSLQDFFRNPNQCYSKASWKMFQTHATTVLESFSSFKLEDTRSNSSQEDSSDDSEKMDLDDIYSNDFKTGIVEVVQKVDNFFAKFLTNPKLLALQLSDANFRRAVLVQFLILFQYLQLTVKFKSESNTLTPTQTEFIKETETKVYQLLDETPPNGKRFARTVKHMLTREEMWNNWKNEGCKEFKKPEDSLVEDSQPPAKKERKTLGDCLKEANAQSKFFLGNDVLTRLWNYSPDNLQACKSEERNFLPQVETYLESSRDKNDTSFEWRALRLLARQSPHFFTFINSPSYKISDYLEAVRKRLTKERLDAAKQAAANANGSNLENTPTMSESHEQETVALQEQENDHDGNDEGVLGEEEETNDLDKPEEDNNGHSNLVTASKEQIEELAPLIGDDWKKLGKKLGYTADELLYFETEHTERDGGCVAMLVNWFADDDDASLDNLAYTMEGLEINTAAKAVKALIERLSNKVPSFKDDGDDVDIKMETTD, encoded by the exons ATGAGTAAAGTTTTAGAAAAGACTACTGATTTCTCTGGATTGCATGCTGCATTTACG GAAGCTTTAAAGAAGGCCTTTGAAGAAGCTGATGTtaagattttaagaaaatcatatGATAGTTTCTCGTACAACTCTGATCATGACAAGAAGCCACCTATGGATCAAGCTTTTAGAGAACTATTGATATTCAAAATGAGCAATGACGTTCAGTTGATTGGAAAATTGGTGAAGCTTTCTGTAGCCGCTGTAAGGGCTGAAATTGTGTCTGTAACAATTCCGGTGGTATTATTGGGTGACATTTTTGAAACAGTCACGTTGGACAAATGTGAGAAAATCTTTAATTACGTTGAAGAAATGGTTGAGGTGTGGAaagaggaaatatttttttcctcttgTAAGAACAACATATTGCGAATGTGCAATGACCTATTGAGACGACTTAGTCGTGCTCAGAACACGGTGTTCTGCGgacgaattttattatttttgtcgaAATTCTTCCCATTTTCCGAAAGATCTGGTCTGAATATTGTTTCTGAATTTAATTTGGAAAATGTAACAGATTATGGTGTAGATGGAAAAGATTTAGACGACACATTGGAGGACATTGAGGATATTCCTATCAAAATAGATTACAATTTGTATTGTAAATTTTGGTCTCTTCAGGATTTTTTCCGCAATCCAAACCAGTGCTACAGCAAAGCGTCTTGGAAAATGTTTCAAACT cATGCTACCACAGTCCTGGAATCTTTTTCCAGCTTCAAACTTGAAGATACTCGGTCCAATTCCTCACAAGAAGATAGCAGCGATGATAGTGAGAAAATGGACTTGGATGATATATATAGTAATGATTTCAAAACTGGTATCGTCGAAGTTGTCCAAAAAGTCGACAATTTCTTtgctaaatttttaacaaatccaAAACTATTGGCCTTACAACTTTCTGATGCAAATTTCCGACGTGCGGTTTTAGTACAGTTTCTAATTCTATTTCAGTATTTGCAGCTTACAGTAAAATTTAAATC GGAATCAAATACTTTAACCCCTACACAAACGGAATTTATCAAAGAAACGGAAACCAAAGTGTATCAGCTGTTGGATGAAACACCTCCCAATGGTAAACGTTTTGCACGCACTGTTAAACATATGTTGACTCGTGAGGAGATGTGGAACAATTGGAAAAATGAAGGatgtaaagaatttaaaaaaccaGAAGACTCTTTAGTGGAAGACAGCCAACCACCGGCTAAAAAGGAACGAAAAACGTTGGGTGATTGCTTGAAAGAGGCCAACGCACAATCAAAGTTTTTCCTGGGCAA TGATGTCTTAACACGTCTGTGGAACTACTCACCTGATAATTTGCAAGCATGTAAAAGTGAAGAACGAAACTTTCTTCCTCAAGTTGAAACATATTTAGAGAGTTCACGAGATAAAAATGACACATCTTTCGAATGGCGTGCTCTACGCTTGCTTGCACGACAATCGCCGCACTTTTTTACATTCATCAATTCGCCATCCTATAAAATTTCTGACTACTTAGAAGCAGTCCGAAAACGCTTAACTAAGGAACGATTAGATGCTGCTAAACAAGCCGCAGCTAATGCTAATGGTTCGAACCTAGAGAATACACCAACGATGTCGGAATCACATGAACAAGAAACCGTTGCCTTACAGGAACAGGAAAACGATCACGATGGAAACGATGAAGGTGTTCTGGGAGAGGAGGAAGAAACAAATGATTTGGACAAGCCAGAAGAGGACAACAACGGACATTCCAATTTAGTTACAGCATCGAAAGAACAAATAGAGGAATTAGCACCATTAATTGGTGACGATTGGAAAAAATTGGGCAAAAAATTGGGTTATACAGCTGACGAGCTCTTATATTTCGAAACAGAACACACTGAACGAGATGGTGGCTGTGTAGCTATGCTTGTTAATTGGTTTGCTGATGATGACGATGCAAGTCTAGACAATTTAGCATACACCATGGAGGGTCTCGAAATAAATACTGCTGCTAAAGCTGTAAAAGCACTAATTGAACGTTTATCTAATAAGGTACCTTCTTTTAAAGACGACGGAGATGACGTGGACATTAAAATGGAAACAAcagattaa